One part of the Deltaproteobacteria bacterium genome encodes these proteins:
- a CDS encoding DUF4388 domain-containing protein yields the protein MAIYGSLRTMPLADLMQWVKTTSRSGVLTVSRDGNEWELVLNGGTVATYSGPELHDNLGHIVVTSALLSEEDLRTAIQHQRAVGGSLQQAMLSRGLIAQEPLQQCLRELAIESIYDLFIDLPGEFVFSEINAKGFDLGLDDQERLSVDLDVNHLLMEGARRQDEWLHVRERFPHDDVRIRIIDEKLPPLETIGVRERRILASISAGQSVSDICLELRAPILSVLRTLVSFEAMGAVVFLPDENADTHHSDSGRLEQLMDQVEVLRQSRQFDEAVSLLEVVVRMRPDSENARIALKESLEEQIKDLYSTLPPLKVPVIIADEHRLGRLRLRPDERFLLNRLSAQMDIGSLIMVSSLNERETLKTLKKLLHSGIIELK from the coding sequence ATGGCTATTTATGGCTCACTACGAACTATGCCGCTTGCTGATTTGATGCAGTGGGTGAAGACCACTTCACGTTCGGGAGTACTAACTGTTAGTCGTGATGGAAATGAGTGGGAACTTGTACTTAATGGCGGGACAGTAGCTACCTATAGCGGTCCAGAGTTACATGATAATTTAGGGCATATAGTTGTTACTAGCGCTTTGCTTAGCGAAGAAGACTTACGTACTGCGATTCAGCATCAACGAGCTGTTGGCGGAAGCTTGCAGCAAGCCATGTTGTCTCGTGGTCTTATTGCTCAAGAACCATTGCAGCAATGTTTGCGCGAATTAGCAATTGAATCCATTTATGACCTATTTATAGATTTGCCAGGTGAATTTGTTTTTAGTGAAATAAACGCTAAAGGTTTTGATCTTGGTCTAGATGATCAAGAACGCTTGTCAGTTGATTTAGATGTAAACCATTTGCTAATGGAAGGTGCACGTCGTCAAGACGAGTGGTTGCATGTACGCGAGCGTTTTCCACATGACGATGTTCGTATACGAATTATTGATGAGAAACTGCCCCCACTTGAAACTATAGGGGTGAGAGAGCGGCGTATTTTAGCCAGTATTAGTGCCGGACAATCAGTGTCTGATATTTGTCTTGAATTACGAGCACCTATTTTATCTGTGCTACGTACATTGGTTTCTTTTGAAGCAATGGGTGCGGTGGTGTTCTTACCGGATGAAAATGCTGATACTCATCACAGTGATTCTGGTAGACTTGAACAATTAATGGATCAAGTCGAAGTTTTGCGGCAATCACGTCAATTTGATGAAGCAGTATCTTTATTAGAAGTTGTAGTACGTATGCGACCAGATTCTGAAAATGCGCGAATCGCGCTAAAAGAATCTTTAGAAGAACAAATTAAAGATTTATACTCTACTTTACCACCATTAAAAGTACCAGTAATTATTGCAGATGAGCATCGTTTAGGACGTTTACGTTTACGTCCAGATGAACGATTTTTATTAAATAGATTATCTGCGCAAATGGATATTGGTAGTTTGATTATGGTGAGTTCTTTAAATGAGCGTGAAACATTAAAAACGCTTAAAAAACTATTGCACTCAGGAATTATTGAATTGAAGTAA
- the trmFO gene encoding methylenetetrahydrofolate--tRNA-(uracil(54)-C(5))-methyltransferase (FADH(2)-oxidizing) TrmFO yields MFGQVTVIGAGLAGVEVAWQLAQAGISVDLIEQKPLTHSSAHKSNDFAELVCSNSLRSKNPLNAVGLLKEEMRRLGSVVMQAAAIAQVQAGDALAVDRSIFSKVISTTIRNHPQIKVITQKVTQIDELIKKPTVIATGPLTDDALADSITKLTGQNRLYFYDAIAPIITAESIDYNIAFKASRYDKGTGSDYINCPFTQHEYDSFIDALLAAELFPLHAFEKPKYFQGCQPIEVVAASGRDALRYGAMKPVGLRDPRINKRPYAVVQLRQEDRDAQAYNLVGFQTKMLHKEQQRIFRQIPGLQKAEFLRLGAIHRNTYIDSPSLLDAKMRLSHLPLLRFAGQITGVEGYVESAAHGLLVGLLLTQEHHGLATLAPPETCALGGLYNHVLGKMRLPNHQFEPANVNWSMVPPLIMKVHKSQTKLLRLCRALNAFETWAQQSGLQLTEANPEITALCTEKNLKRGTII; encoded by the coding sequence ATGTTTGGGCAGGTTACAGTAATCGGAGCTGGCTTAGCGGGTGTCGAAGTTGCTTGGCAATTAGCCCAAGCAGGTATTTCGGTAGATTTGATTGAACAAAAACCACTTACACATTCTTCTGCTCATAAAAGTAACGATTTTGCTGAATTAGTTTGCTCAAATTCTTTACGTTCGAAAAACCCCTTAAATGCAGTGGGATTACTTAAAGAAGAAATGCGCCGCTTAGGATCTGTAGTGATGCAAGCAGCGGCTATAGCACAAGTACAAGCTGGTGATGCTTTAGCTGTTGACCGCAGTATTTTTAGTAAAGTAATATCAACAACTATTCGTAATCACCCACAGATAAAAGTTATTACCCAAAAGGTAACCCAAATTGATGAGTTAATTAAAAAACCGACAGTCATTGCCACCGGCCCCTTAACTGATGATGCTTTGGCTGATTCTATCACTAAACTTACCGGGCAAAATCGGCTTTATTTTTATGATGCCATTGCCCCTATTATCACAGCGGAAAGCATTGATTATAACATTGCTTTTAAAGCTTCTCGTTACGATAAAGGCACTGGTAGTGATTATATAAATTGCCCGTTTACTCAACACGAATACGATAGCTTTATTGACGCGCTACTGGCAGCAGAGCTTTTTCCATTGCATGCTTTTGAAAAGCCAAAATATTTTCAAGGTTGCCAGCCAATCGAAGTGGTAGCAGCTTCTGGTCGAGACGCCCTGCGCTATGGGGCAATGAAGCCTGTAGGTTTGCGAGATCCGCGAATTAATAAGCGTCCTTACGCAGTAGTGCAATTACGTCAAGAAGATCGCGATGCTCAAGCATATAATCTCGTAGGTTTTCAAACTAAAATGCTACATAAAGAGCAACAACGAATTTTTCGTCAAATCCCTGGACTACAAAAAGCTGAGTTTTTGCGCTTAGGTGCAATTCATCGCAATACCTATATTGATAGCCCTTCACTGCTCGACGCTAAAATGCGTTTGTCGCATTTACCTTTATTGCGATTCGCTGGCCAAATTACTGGAGTTGAAGGTTATGTTGAAAGTGCCGCTCACGGACTTCTTGTCGGACTTTTGTTAACTCAGGAGCATCACGGCTTAGCTACCCTTGCTCCACCAGAAACTTGTGCACTTGGGGGCTTATACAATCACGTATTAGGAAAAATGCGCTTACCTAATCATCAATTTGAACCCGCCAATGTTAATTGGTCAATGGTGCCACCCTTGATTATGAAAGTTCATAAAAGCCAAACTAAACTATTGCGTCTTTGTCGTGCGTTGAATGCTTTTGAAACCTGGGCGCAGCAATCAGGTTTACAATTGACCGAAGCCAACCCAGAAATTACTGCTTTATGTACAGAAAAAAACTTGAAAAGAGGCACGATAATTTGA